A region from the Colwellia sp. PAMC 21821 genome encodes:
- a CDS encoding PEP-CTERM sorting domain-containing protein (PEP-CTERM proteins occur, often in large numbers, in the proteomes of bacteria that also encode an exosortase, a predicted intramembrane cysteine proteinase. The presence of a PEP-CTERM domain at a protein's C-terminus predicts cleavage within the sorting domain, followed by covalent anchoring to some some component of the (usually Gram-negative) cell surface. Many PEP-CTERM proteins exhibit an unusual sequence composition that includes large numbers of potential glycosylation sites. Expression of one such protein has been shown restore the ability of a bacterium to form floc, a type of biofilm.): MKKLLFIIFIFCSPVHASLITYNFSGQIDDTRNLIAGISDGDTYQGELTFDSNALPSYYDGNYAEYIVLTQATFQVGVHSFDMAPTAKVEPNYYGPKRSIQIFNDVSHDRIYFTSGIDFEHGVSFGSGNTGISFRLNMYDWSGVALNNINIDTLPAFSLDQFNSNFLEIIAEDFSNQSNDFIVRATLENLQVTSVPEPSTIWLLISTFLGLIIFKSKKTEVLLTKL; the protein is encoded by the coding sequence TTGAAAAAGCTATTATTTATAATATTTATATTTTGTTCACCAGTACATGCAAGCCTCATCACTTATAATTTTTCCGGACAGATAGATGACACTAGAAATTTAATCGCTGGGATTAGTGATGGAGATACTTATCAAGGTGAGTTAACTTTTGATAGTAATGCGCTACCCTCATATTACGATGGAAACTATGCAGAATATATAGTACTTACCCAAGCAACCTTTCAAGTAGGAGTGCACTCTTTTGATATGGCACCTACAGCAAAAGTAGAGCCGAATTATTACGGTCCTAAAAGATCAATTCAAATATTTAATGATGTTAGTCATGACCGTATATATTTCACTTCTGGAATTGATTTCGAACATGGTGTGAGTTTTGGATCTGGAAATACAGGTATATCATTTAGATTAAATATGTATGACTGGAGCGGTGTTGCATTAAATAACATTAATATCGATACTCTGCCCGCTTTTTCTCTAGACCAGTTTAATTCTAACTTTCTCGAAATAATCGCAGAAGACTTTTCAAATCAGTCGAATGACTTCATTGTCAGAGCCACCTTAGAAAACTTACAAGTAACATCAGTGCCAGAACCATCAACAATTTGGCTTTTGATAAGTACTTTTTTGGGTTTGATTATATTTAAGAGCAAGAAAACTGAAGTATTATTAACTAAGCTGTGA
- the fic gene encoding protein adenylyltransferase Fic, whose amino-acid sequence MSWQAEVPFNNMPLLPPARDNVESINILKACIPARAALAELKQAGELLPNQSLLINLLPLLEAKDSSEIENIFTTTDKLFQFSQEDNLADPATKEALSYRTALYEGYINLKKRPLCTNTAIEICCTLKAAAMDIRKVPGTVNSNQNTQEIVYTPPIGETAIRDLLTNWENFLHAEDDIDPLVKMAVSHYQFEAIHPFHDGNGRTGRIINILYLLEQELLTLPILYLSRYIVQHKADYYRLLTSVTSDANWEEWIIFILNGVTEMARWTTKKIAAIRTLIEDTSKYIQEKLPKIYSYELVQVIFEQPYCRINNLVDRDIAKRQTASVYLKQLAEIGVLEEMQLGKEKLFFHPKLMRLMSQDDNNFQPYA is encoded by the coding sequence ATGTCATGGCAAGCTGAAGTTCCGTTTAACAATATGCCATTGTTACCACCAGCCAGAGATAATGTTGAATCTATTAATATTCTTAAAGCGTGTATTCCTGCTCGTGCTGCACTTGCAGAGTTAAAACAAGCTGGCGAGTTATTGCCAAACCAAAGCTTATTAATAAACTTACTGCCATTGTTAGAAGCTAAAGACAGCTCTGAAATAGAGAACATATTCACTACAACAGATAAGCTCTTTCAGTTCTCACAAGAAGATAATTTAGCTGACCCTGCTACAAAAGAAGCGTTAAGTTATAGAACTGCGCTTTATGAAGGTTATATAAACCTAAAAAAACGTCCTCTGTGCACCAATACCGCCATTGAAATTTGTTGTACGCTAAAAGCTGCAGCTATGGATATTCGCAAAGTTCCAGGCACTGTAAATAGTAATCAAAATACCCAAGAAATTGTTTATACCCCACCAATCGGTGAAACAGCTATACGAGACTTATTAACCAATTGGGAAAACTTTCTTCATGCAGAAGATGATATAGACCCATTAGTTAAAATGGCTGTTAGCCACTATCAATTTGAAGCTATTCATCCGTTTCACGACGGTAATGGTAGAACAGGGCGAATAATCAATATTCTTTACTTGTTAGAGCAAGAGTTGCTAACCCTGCCTATTTTGTACTTAAGCCGGTATATCGTGCAGCATAAAGCTGACTATTACCGCTTACTCACCAGTGTTACATCGGATGCTAATTGGGAAGAGTGGATTATTTTTATTCTTAATGGCGTAACAGAGATGGCGCGTTGGACAACCAAAAAAATAGCGGCTATTCGCACACTGATTGAAGATACAAGTAAGTATATTCAAGAGAAGCTGCCCAAAATATACAGTTATGAATTGGTACAGGTTATTTTTGAACAGCCTTACTGTCGTATTAATAACTTAGTTGATCGCGACATTGCTAAACGACAAACTGCCTCTGTGTACTTAAAGCAGTTAGCGGAAATAGGCGTGCTAGAAGAAATGCAGCTTGGCAAAGAAAAGCTATTTTTTCATCCTAAATTAATGCGCTTAATGTCCCAAGACGATAATAACTTTCAGCCTTACGCTTAA
- a CDS encoding class I SAM-dependent DNA methyltransferase: protein MNQTPNNLATFCWSIADLLRGDFKQSQYGRIILPFTLLRRLEGVLEASKEALLAENEKIQKMNLPEEAQEQLLLRATGGLSFFNTSKMDMSKLGEADIKANLESYIQAFSKDAREIFEYFNFAEFIAQLNDADLLWKVVQKVRSTDLSPKAISNHDMGLTFEELIRRFAEGSNETAGEHFTPRDIVRLTTSLVFMEDDDALTKPGIIRTIYDPTAGTGGFLSSGMEYVHELNPQAVMRAYGQELNPESYAICKADMLIKGQDVTNIKLGNTLSNDQLYADKFDYMLSNPPFGVDWKKIETTIKDENTLKGFDGRFGAGLPRVSDGSLLFLMHLLSKLRDSSDGGGRIGIILNGSPLFTGGAGSGESEIRRYILEADLLETIVALPTDMFYNTGIATYVWVLSNKKSAERKGKVQLINGVNLCGKMRKSLGSKRNEMSADDIATITRSFGAFEVVDAITLDELGLNKPAEVKSNRGRQSANPKTEAPKTFASKIFDTHEFGYRRITIERPLRESFQFSDERLAELRFAAKPLYAPMKWLYETYGNAWSDSEACSQAPAADKSKEYGVLTEHETDIRKHLKAHFSDVKEAKIKELLDQKLWNSQLLVLLTARQLQVQIGTKQCDDMNTFDAVLSKACKNESIKLDPKAKKQITMAVSWKNPEAEKVVKKVHSNAAASPFYGLFAESGGAGNGKKVVEYKADGDLRDNENVALDQLQSVNDLNEAYFTKEVQPHVPDAWIDANKKDEKDQEIGIVGYEIPFNRHFYQYQPPRDLIAIDSDLDAVSAEIMNLLQEVHS, encoded by the coding sequence ATGAACCAAACTCCTAACAATCTAGCGACTTTTTGCTGGTCTATTGCTGACCTACTTCGTGGCGATTTCAAGCAATCTCAGTATGGCCGTATTATTTTGCCCTTTACGTTATTACGCCGTCTTGAAGGTGTATTAGAAGCAAGTAAAGAAGCCTTGTTGGCTGAGAATGAAAAAATTCAAAAAATGAATTTGCCAGAAGAAGCGCAAGAACAATTACTGTTAAGAGCAACAGGAGGTTTGAGCTTTTTCAATACTTCAAAAATGGACATGTCGAAGCTTGGTGAAGCCGATATTAAAGCTAATCTTGAAAGTTATATTCAAGCTTTTTCAAAAGACGCTCGCGAAATTTTTGAATATTTCAACTTTGCTGAATTTATTGCCCAACTTAATGACGCAGATTTACTCTGGAAGGTTGTACAAAAAGTTCGTTCTACAGATCTAAGCCCAAAGGCTATTTCAAACCACGACATGGGTTTAACCTTTGAAGAGTTAATACGCCGTTTTGCAGAAGGCTCTAATGAAACAGCCGGCGAACACTTTACTCCTCGCGATATCGTACGTTTAACCACTTCATTAGTATTTATGGAAGATGATGACGCCTTAACTAAACCTGGCATTATCCGCACCATTTATGATCCAACCGCAGGTACCGGCGGCTTTCTATCATCTGGTATGGAATACGTGCATGAATTGAACCCGCAAGCGGTTATGCGTGCTTATGGCCAAGAGCTTAACCCAGAAAGTTACGCTATTTGTAAAGCCGATATGCTGATTAAAGGCCAAGATGTTACCAATATAAAGCTCGGTAATACTTTATCGAATGATCAGTTGTATGCTGACAAGTTTGATTACATGTTATCTAACCCACCTTTTGGCGTTGATTGGAAAAAAATAGAAACAACCATTAAAGATGAAAATACGCTAAAAGGCTTTGATGGTCGCTTTGGTGCAGGCTTACCCAGAGTGTCTGACGGTTCACTATTATTTTTAATGCATCTTCTAAGTAAACTAAGAGATAGTAGTGATGGCGGCGGACGGATTGGTATTATTCTTAATGGCTCCCCGTTGTTTACTGGTGGCGCAGGCTCAGGTGAATCTGAAATCCGTCGCTATATCCTTGAAGCTGATTTACTCGAAACTATAGTCGCACTACCTACCGATATGTTTTACAACACAGGTATCGCTACATATGTGTGGGTATTAAGTAATAAAAAATCAGCTGAACGTAAAGGCAAAGTACAGCTGATTAACGGTGTAAACCTTTGTGGAAAAATGCGTAAATCGTTAGGCTCTAAACGTAATGAAATGAGTGCCGATGACATTGCTACTATCACACGCAGCTTTGGTGCTTTTGAGGTGGTTGATGCCATTACCCTTGATGAATTAGGGCTAAATAAGCCGGCGGAAGTCAAAAGCAATCGTGGCCGTCAATCAGCCAATCCAAAAACCGAAGCCCCTAAAACCTTCGCGAGTAAAATATTCGACACACACGAATTTGGTTATCGACGCATCACTATCGAACGCCCATTACGTGAAAGCTTCCAATTTAGTGACGAACGTTTAGCCGAGTTACGCTTTGCCGCTAAACCTTTATACGCGCCAATGAAATGGCTTTATGAAACGTATGGCAATGCTTGGTCTGATAGCGAAGCTTGTTCGCAAGCGCCTGCGGCTGATAAAAGTAAAGAGTACGGAGTATTAACTGAGCATGAAACAGATATTCGTAAACACTTAAAAGCACATTTCAGTGATGTAAAAGAAGCGAAAATAAAAGAATTATTAGACCAAAAACTATGGAACTCGCAGCTACTTGTTTTATTAACTGCGCGCCAATTACAAGTGCAAATAGGCACAAAACAGTGTGACGACATGAATACCTTTGACGCTGTACTAAGCAAAGCATGTAAAAATGAGTCTATTAAATTAGACCCAAAAGCGAAAAAACAAATTACTATGGCAGTAAGTTGGAAAAATCCTGAAGCAGAAAAAGTGGTTAAAAAAGTTCACAGCAATGCTGCCGCCAGCCCTTTTTATGGTTTATTTGCAGAAAGTGGCGGCGCAGGCAATGGGAAAAAAGTTGTTGAATACAAAGCCGATGGTGATTTGCGTGACAACGAAAACGTAGCGCTTGACCAATTACAATCGGTTAACGACCTCAACGAAGCCTACTTCACCAAAGAAGTACAACCCCATGTGCCTGATGCTTGGATAGATGCCAATAAAAAAGACGAGAAAGATCAAGAGATAGGCATTGTTGGTTATGAAATTCCTTTTAATCGTCACTTTTATCAATACCAGCCTCCGCGTGACTTAATCGCTATTGATTCTGATTTAGATGCGGTTTCAGCTGAAATTATGAATTTGCTGCAAGAGGTGCATTCGTAA
- a CDS encoding restriction endonuclease subunit S, with amino-acid sequence MLGKYQAYSEYQNSGVRWFGLVPNEWISSRLKFESSINMGQSPNSVDCNQDGLGLPFLQGNAEFGIKSPTPKQYCDVSRKVAQKGNLLFSVRAPVGALNLADQTYGIGRGLCAISNNESLTPDFLWWLIPVVRSELDSVSTGSTFEAVSAEQVENVVIYKPSIFEQEKIASFLNHETAKIDTLIEKQQQLIKLLKEKRQAVISHAVTKGINPKAPIRDSGVEWLGGVPEHWKVCRIKQIAKLASGHTPDKKKEEYWVNCEIPWVSLNDSTQLKQVDYITDTSFYLNEKGLENSSAKKLPKRCVVFTRDASIGLAAITTRIMAVSQHVIAWVCNESETYPEYLLLVFYAMKDELDRYTAGATLKTIGMPDVNKLTGAFPQIEEQKEIAEYTFKQMNKFDLLISKSEKAIELIKERRTALISAAVTGKIDVRHFVSKKGQRLKSSSQGSINVR; translated from the coding sequence ATGCTAGGGAAGTACCAGGCATACTCTGAATACCAAAACTCTGGCGTTAGATGGTTTGGTTTAGTTCCTAATGAGTGGATATCATCCCGACTTAAGTTTGAATCTTCCATAAATATGGGACAATCACCTAATTCTGTTGATTGTAATCAAGACGGATTAGGTTTGCCCTTTTTACAAGGTAATGCGGAATTTGGTATTAAGTCCCCAACTCCTAAACAGTATTGTGATGTTTCTAGAAAGGTAGCTCAAAAAGGTAATTTACTATTCTCTGTTCGTGCCCCTGTTGGTGCGTTAAACCTTGCTGATCAAACATATGGAATTGGTCGGGGTTTATGCGCTATTTCAAATAATGAAAGTCTAACTCCAGACTTTTTATGGTGGCTTATTCCTGTAGTTCGATCGGAATTAGATTCTGTTTCTACAGGTAGTACATTTGAAGCAGTAAGCGCTGAGCAAGTCGAAAATGTTGTAATTTATAAGCCTTCTATCTTTGAGCAAGAAAAAATAGCCAGCTTCCTCAACCACGAAACAGCCAAAATAGACACCCTGATTGAAAAACAACAACAGCTAATTAAATTGCTAAAAGAAAAACGACAGGCTGTGATCAGCCATGCCGTCACTAAAGGAATCAACCCTAAAGCCCCCATTCGGGACTCAGGTGTTGAGTGGTTAGGAGGGGTGCCAGAGCATTGGAAAGTGTGTCGTATAAAACAAATAGCTAAATTAGCGAGTGGGCATACTCCAGATAAAAAGAAAGAAGAATATTGGGTTAACTGTGAAATACCATGGGTATCTCTAAATGATTCGACACAGCTTAAGCAAGTTGATTACATTACCGATACATCTTTCTATTTAAATGAAAAAGGTCTTGAAAACTCCTCAGCTAAAAAGCTACCTAAACGATGTGTTGTATTTACGAGAGATGCGAGCATAGGTTTAGCCGCAATTACCACGAGAATTATGGCTGTTTCCCAACATGTGATAGCTTGGGTTTGTAATGAGAGTGAGACATATCCTGAATACTTATTATTAGTATTTTATGCAATGAAAGATGAATTAGATAGGTATACCGCTGGCGCGACACTGAAAACTATTGGAATGCCTGATGTAAATAAGTTGACTGGAGCATTCCCTCAAATAGAAGAGCAAAAAGAAATTGCAGAATATACATTTAAGCAAATGAATAAATTTGATCTTTTAATTTCAAAATCAGAAAAAGCTATAGAACTTATCAAAGAGCGACGCACAGCTCTAATCTCTGCAGCCGTCACGGGAAAAATTGACGTTAGGCACTTTGTCTCAAAGAAAGGGCAAAGACTTAAATCATCAAGTCAAGGATCTATCAATGTCAGATAA
- a CDS encoding DUF4145 domain-containing protein — MNTDKWKSILGFVALDKYPNLPCPYCHQETLNIDESSLVSREVSEKYKQMASRHFNLENDKQKVKGIAQEKLIGKMLESNSLLGVCGAIGYAIYQVAKPSYHFCKFTAFMACASCNDNVAVTGLSQEHTKKTTNETQLPALYKVEQFSIPVPMFEISLEVPVSIQFELLGAFSYFHIDTNLSASKLRRGIEKYCSELGMKPNTLARQIKELETKYPIEANFLNTLRLVGNEGTHSDGVDEDDLLQAFNIVEEILAIFPRLAKLERLKEPQAHLEEKFDKKKARTETKTLEHEK; from the coding sequence GTGAACACTGACAAATGGAAATCAATTTTAGGCTTCGTCGCTTTAGATAAATACCCTAATTTACCCTGCCCTTATTGCCATCAAGAAACGTTAAATATAGATGAAAGTAGTCTAGTTAGTCGTGAAGTATCTGAAAAATACAAGCAAATGGCCTCACGCCACTTTAACTTAGAGAATGATAAGCAAAAAGTAAAAGGCATAGCACAAGAGAAGCTCATTGGGAAAATGCTGGAAAGTAACTCCCTATTAGGTGTGTGTGGTGCTATTGGTTACGCAATATATCAAGTGGCAAAACCAAGTTATCACTTTTGTAAGTTTACAGCCTTCATGGCTTGTGCCAGCTGTAATGACAATGTTGCAGTAACAGGCTTGTCTCAAGAGCATACAAAGAAAACCACTAATGAAACACAATTACCTGCGCTGTATAAAGTAGAGCAGTTTTCAATACCTGTGCCCATGTTTGAGATTAGCCTTGAAGTTCCAGTATCAATACAGTTTGAACTCTTGGGAGCGTTTAGTTATTTTCATATTGATACCAATCTATCTGCCAGTAAATTAAGACGAGGAATAGAAAAATACTGTAGTGAATTAGGTATGAAGCCGAATACTCTTGCTCGGCAAATAAAAGAACTGGAAACAAAATACCCAATAGAAGCTAATTTTTTAAACACATTACGTTTAGTGGGTAACGAAGGTACACATTCTGATGGAGTAGATGAAGATGATTTACTGCAAGCATTTAATATTGTTGAAGAGATACTCGCTATATTTCCTCGTTTAGCTAAATTAGAACGTTTAAAAGAACCACAGGCACACTTAGAGGAAAAGTTTGATAAGAAGAAAGCCCGAACTGAAACCAAAACATTAGAGCATGAGAAATAA
- a CDS encoding virulence RhuM family protein produces MTDNLIPEAPNGEFILFNSADGGTKVECRFESDSLWLTQALIAELYQKGVPTINEHLSNIYSDGEIEQNATIRKFRIVRQEGSRQVTREIEHYSLEAILAVGYRVRSKEGVQFRQWATKTLQEYLVKGFVMDDERLKQPESSPYFEELLNRIRDIRSSEKLFWRKVCDIYATSIDYNGKTQQSVNFFAQVQNKMHWAAHGHTAAEIAYQRIDADKPHLGLTNYAGKDKGREPTRKEAIIGKNFLSEVELETLNRLVTSYLEFAELQARNGKLMKMADWASKLNDFLKLSDFDVLTHAGKISAEQVKQKAKQEYDKFRRVIDLKPTQVDKDLADAVKSLTDTKKSNPELK; encoded by the coding sequence ATGACTGATAATTTAATACCCGAAGCACCTAACGGTGAGTTTATATTATTTAATAGTGCAGATGGCGGCACTAAGGTTGAATGTCGTTTCGAGTCTGACAGTTTATGGCTTACACAAGCATTGATTGCAGAGCTATATCAAAAGGGTGTGCCTACTATTAATGAGCATTTATCTAATATTTATAGTGATGGAGAAATTGAACAAAACGCAACCATTCGGAAATTCCGAATAGTTCGCCAAGAAGGATCTAGGCAAGTAACAAGAGAGATTGAGCACTACAGTTTAGAAGCTATTTTGGCTGTAGGATATCGCGTTAGATCAAAAGAAGGTGTGCAATTTAGGCAATGGGCGACCAAAACCTTACAAGAGTATTTAGTCAAAGGTTTTGTGATGGATGACGAGCGTTTAAAGCAGCCAGAATCTAGTCCATATTTTGAAGAATTACTTAATCGTATTCGCGATATTAGGTCATCAGAAAAGCTTTTTTGGCGCAAAGTATGCGACATTTATGCAACAAGTATTGACTACAACGGCAAAACCCAGCAAAGCGTGAACTTTTTTGCTCAAGTACAAAATAAAATGCATTGGGCCGCACATGGCCACACAGCAGCAGAAATAGCTTACCAGCGTATTGATGCCGATAAACCGCACTTAGGTTTAACAAACTATGCAGGTAAAGATAAAGGCAGAGAGCCGACCCGTAAAGAGGCGATAATAGGTAAAAACTTCTTATCGGAGGTAGAGCTTGAAACATTAAATCGTTTAGTAACGTCTTATCTTGAGTTTGCTGAGCTGCAGGCGCGTAATGGCAAGTTAATGAAGATGGCTGATTGGGCAAGTAAGTTAAATGATTTTCTTAAATTAAGCGATTTTGATGTATTGACCCATGCAGGTAAAATATCGGCAGAGCAGGTAAAACAAAAAGCTAAGCAAGAATACGATAAGTTTCGACGAGTCATTGACTTAAAGCCAACTCAAGTTGATAAAGACTTAGCTGATGCTGTGAAAAGCTTAACGGATACAAAAAAGTCAAATCCTGAGCTAAAATGA
- a CDS encoding DUF262 domain-containing protein — translation MTKKTLEAHEYSLKGVFCDDYSFEIPGYQRPYSWEVEQAETLVDDLLQFLAEQPKNIKEASPYFLGSIVLIKPDGALSQVVDGQQRLTTLTILLSVIRSLVSSKYSAGLENAIFQKGDPILLTEDKPRLKTRPKDQQFFLKYLQEAGGLADLFATNITMNDSQKNMRKNAMAMHSQLKGLEEEALIRLTQFLMLGCFVVLVTTPDVDSAYRIFSVMNDRGLDLSATDILKSLITGAIPESNDKQSFYTNKWEDLEENIGRDRFNALFSHIRMIELRAKSRSNMVSDFKAHIKPEQDSISFIDNKLAPYTQIYSEILDQNFSSHSFEAEINRSLFWLRRIDNSDWVPAAIYYMAKYRSEPERLAIFLDSLEKLTSVLMINRISINYRIARYTDILNAIDSDNEFSADSKLFLTVDEKQDAIKQLSGPIYKLSKIRVMVLLRLDSELSDNMAQYNHSKITVEHVMPQNPTMDSLWKQWCPSDEEHQELVHCLGNLALLSRNKNSAASNYEFDKKKTAYFNPVNGHTSFVLTNQIIKELDWKPKLIRERQSMLVEKLILAWDLRSESLQDVVNG, via the coding sequence ATGACCAAAAAAACTTTAGAAGCACACGAATATTCATTAAAAGGTGTTTTTTGTGATGATTACTCCTTTGAGATACCAGGATACCAGCGTCCGTATTCATGGGAAGTTGAGCAAGCGGAAACATTAGTTGATGACTTATTACAATTTTTGGCTGAACAACCGAAAAATATTAAAGAGGCCTCTCCATATTTTTTAGGTAGTATTGTACTGATTAAGCCTGATGGCGCTTTGTCACAAGTGGTTGATGGGCAGCAGCGCTTAACTACCTTAACTATTTTATTGTCAGTAATTCGTAGCTTAGTTTCATCTAAATATAGCGCCGGCTTGGAGAACGCTATATTTCAAAAAGGTGACCCAATACTGCTCACAGAAGACAAACCTCGTTTAAAAACAAGACCAAAAGATCAACAGTTTTTTTTAAAATACTTACAAGAAGCTGGTGGATTAGCAGACTTATTTGCAACAAACATTACTATGAATGATAGCCAAAAAAATATGCGTAAAAATGCTATGGCGATGCATTCACAATTAAAAGGCCTTGAAGAAGAAGCTTTAATTAGATTAACTCAATTTTTAATGCTTGGATGCTTTGTTGTATTGGTTACTACTCCTGACGTGGATTCCGCTTATCGCATTTTCTCAGTGATGAACGATAGAGGTTTAGATTTAAGTGCAACAGATATTCTAAAATCTTTAATCACCGGAGCTATTCCTGAAAGTAATGATAAACAAAGTTTTTATACCAATAAATGGGAAGACTTAGAAGAGAATATAGGTCGCGATAGGTTTAACGCATTATTTTCTCACATAAGGATGATTGAGCTACGTGCAAAATCTCGTTCCAATATGGTTTCTGATTTCAAAGCACATATAAAGCCAGAGCAGGATTCTATAAGCTTTATTGATAATAAGTTAGCGCCATATACACAAATTTATAGTGAAATTTTAGATCAAAACTTTAGTAGTCACAGTTTTGAAGCAGAGATTAATCGCAGCCTATTTTGGTTAAGGCGCATAGACAATAGCGATTGGGTCCCTGCAGCGATTTACTATATGGCTAAATATCGAAGTGAGCCAGAACGATTGGCTATCTTTTTAGATAGTTTGGAAAAATTAACCTCAGTGTTGATGATAAATCGCATTAGCATTAACTACCGTATCGCACGTTATACTGATATTTTGAATGCTATTGACAGTGATAACGAGTTTAGCGCTGATTCTAAACTCTTTTTAACCGTCGATGAAAAGCAAGACGCGATAAAACAGTTGAGTGGTCCAATTTATAAGTTGAGCAAAATTAGAGTTATGGTGCTTTTAAGGCTTGACTCCGAACTAAGCGATAATATGGCTCAGTACAATCATTCCAAGATAACTGTTGAACATGTTATGCCACAAAATCCAACTATGGATAGCTTATGGAAGCAGTGGTGTCCAAGTGATGAGGAGCATCAAGAGCTTGTTCATTGTTTAGGTAATTTGGCCTTACTTTCAAGAAATAAGAATAGTGCGGCTAGTAACTATGAATTTGATAAGAAAAAAACGGCCTATTTTAATCCAGTAAATGGTCATACTTCGTTTGTTCTGACTAATCAAATAATTAAGGAACTTGATTGGAAGCCTAAACTGATTAGGGAGAGGCAATCAATGTTGGTAGAAAAGCTGATATTGGCTTGGGACCTGAGAAGTGAAAGTTTACAGGACGTGGTTAATGGATAA